TTCATTATTTATCCTCCGAAGCTAAAGTTATTTCTCCTGCTATAGCTGTTGCTGCTGCAGAAGCAGGACTCATTAAATGTACCATTCCGCCTTTACCCATTCTTCCTGAAAAGTTTCTATTTGTTGTAGAAGCACAAACTTCACCCTTAGCTAATACTCCGTTACTCATACCTAAACACGCTCCACAAGTTGGGTTTGTAACACAGAAACCAGCAGTATCAAAAATTTCTAATAGTCCCTCTTTAAGCGCCATATTATAGGTTTTAGGACTTGCAGGAGATACTATTGCCCTTACAAATTTATTAACCTTTTTACCCTTAAGAACTGCTGCTGCTTCTCTTAAATCTTCAATTCTACCATTAGTACAACTTCCAATATATACCTGATCAACTTTAGTTCCAGCTAGGGATTCAATTGTCTCTACTTGATCTGGCTTAAAACCAACTGTTGCCACAGGAACTACATCATCAATAGAGAATTCAATAACCTGTGCATATTTTGCATCATCATCGGATTTCCATTTAGCGTACTCTTTTACAGCCATCTCTTTAGTCTTAAACTCGTCCTCAATAAATGGCCACAGGTAGTCTACAGTAGTTTCATCAGGGTAGCAGATTCCAACAGTTCCACCAGCTTCAATAGCCATATTACAAACAGTCATTCTCTCTTCCATTGTCATATCATCAATAACACTACCTGTAAATTCGATAACCTTATTTGTCGCTCCGTTTACACTTAGCTTTTTAATTATTGATAAAATTATATCCTTGGCATAGACACCTTTATTTCTCTTCCCTGTAACATTTATTTTTATTGTTTCAGGTGTTTTAAAAGTACATATTCCCTTTAGAATTCCAACCTGAAGATCAGTTGTTCCTACTCCTGCAGCAAAAGCCCCAAAGGCACCATGGGTACAAGTATGACTATCACCCATAATTATTGTGTAACCTGGCCTTGAAAAACCGTTCTCGGGGAAAAGAGCATGACAAACACCGTTATTTCCAATATCAAAGAAATCCTTAATATCATGACGTCTAGCCCAATCTCTAAGAATCTTAGCCTGCTCTGCAGTTTTACTATCCTTAGATGGGGTAACATGGTCTACAACCGCTTTAATTTTAGTATTATCAAATACCCTATCTAATCCCTTAGCTACAAGATCATTTATTGCAACTGGTGTTGTTATTTCATGACAAAATACAGCATCAAGTTTTAAAACACTAATGCCTCCACTTAATGTGTCTACTGTGTGGGCTTCAAATATTTTTTCTGCTATTGTTTTTCCCATATTTTTACTCCTTAAAAAATAGTATTTTTGGTGGATTAACCATCCAAAGTGCCTTCAGGGGCTCATTGGAAAGACACTCTACCTTATGTGGAATCTCAGAAGAGAAGGAGATGCTGTCTCCAGCTTTAAAAAAGAACTCATCCTTACCGTAGGTCAGTTTTCCTTCACCTTCTAAAATATACCCAAACTCATTCCCTGTGTGACCATAGTCGTCGTGTCCCTTTTGTGAACCCTTACTTATTTCCATTATAAAGCTCTCAATTGCATTCTTTTCTATAGCCCCTGGCAGTACTGAGAGTTGGTGATAAACTATACCATCAGTCTCAATTTTTCTTCGATCTTCTTTTTTTAAAATAGATACCTTTCGTTTCTTCTGGTAATCAGAGAATAGATAGTCTAAATCTACATCTAAAGCTTCTGCTATAGAGAATAGTGTATCTATAGATGGAGAGACTTTATTTCTCTCTATTTGGGATATTAAACTCTCAGATACTGCAACTTTAGCAGCAACTGTTTTTAAAGTTATCCCTTTTTTCTCCCTAATATCTCGTAATTTTTCACCAAATCTATATACTGTCTTCTTCATGTCTACTTAACTCTCTTAAGTATATATTAAGTATATAGATATCTTTAGTCAATATTTAATTGACTAAATAACTTTTAAAGTCCAAAATAATTTTAAATTGAGGTGTTTATGAAATTTAAAAATAGAATAAAATTTGTTGTTATAGCTATAACTATTAGTTTTTTAGGTTGTGTTTCCCCTAAAGATGGTCAAAATCGTACTCTTTCTAACAGAAAAAGAGAGATTGTTTTAAACTCAACTTTTGAAGTTTTAATTAAAAAACCTGTTAAGGATAATTTAACTTATGAAAGAGATTTACCATGGGATAATATCTCCTATAATATAAGGAATGATGAGTACTACTCTATAGGTACAGCTTTCTCTGTATCTGATAAGGAGTTACTTAGTGCCTTCCATGTTATACAGCTAGGAGAGGACTCTTTAGTCTATAGAAATTACTATATAAGAGATAACAAGGGTAATGTATATGAGGTTGACAATGTTACATCTTTTAATAAATCTAAGGATTTTATAAAGTTTACTGTAAAAGATTACACTTTTGATTATTGGTTACAACTTGAGGATACATATACAATTAATACTACTGTATTCTCTGTTGGGAATGCCTATGGTGAGGGTATCATTATTAGGGATGGAAATTTAATTGGTACAATACCTGAGTCGGAAAATGGTCAATGGGTATTTTTAAAGAGTTCATCGGATGTTAATTCTGGAAACAGTGGTGGTCCTTTATTAAACTCAAATGGTAAAGTTATTGGAATTGTTTCTAGTAAAAAAGATAATATAGCCTACTCAATTCCTATAAATGAAGTAATAAGTCAAGAACCAAATAAAGGATTTTTCCACTATAATTTAAGATATGGTTTTAGTCTTTTCCCTGAAAGATTAAAAGCAGAGTACTTTGATTTTAGCTTTGACTTGCCAATGAACTATCAACGAATTATAAAAGAGACTAAGGAGATAGTTAATAGGGAGTATAAGTTAAAAATGGATATGCTTTTTGAGGAAAATCGAGGTGAGACATTTCCCAATGGTAATTCATCCCTAGAAGCGTTAATTGGTAATACCTATAGTTTTATGCCACAGGTTATATTTAAGGATCAAACGAGTAAGGTTTGGACAATATCTGGAATAGAGAATAAGTCTGAAAATCTAAGGGGTGAGGGGAGTTTATCCTATAGTTCACTTTTTGATGAGTCATTTATTATTAATATAGATAAACCAGATAAAATATCCCTAGGTGAGTTAGTTAGTGACTCCTCTAAAGTCATGGATCTGGTGCTAGAGGGTATAAATGTCCCTAGAAAATTTGCTGGTGAGGATATTCGAATACTATCCTATGGGAAACCTATGGAGAGTCGTTTTATTATGGATGATTATGGCAGAAAGTGGAAACGATCAATATGGTTAATTGATTTTTCAGATGAAGTTTTAATATCCTATACACTACCAACACCTAAGGGAGTTTATGGAATAGTTACTAGTAGTCGAAGTTCTAATTTGCATGACCTTGCCTATGACTATGATAAAATGCTTAATTTTGTAGAAATATCCTACTATGGAACATTTGAAGAGTGGTCTGAATTCCTCTCTTTATCAGACTTAATTCCTAATAGGTTTAAGGATATTTCTATTTACAAAAATAATGATGGAAAAGTAGTATTAGACTCCTCTATATTTTCTGTAAATGATTATCAAGATATCTTTGAAAACAACAGTAAACTAGAGATTACACTAGATTTTGATATTTTTAAAAAGAGTGAAAAAAATATATGGGATATAAGAAGGGTAGTTTTTGCAGAGGAGAATAGGGATAACTTTTTTGTTTTATATAATAATCTTAAACCACAAGCTGCTATGAGAAAGGCGTATAAGGAGTCTTGGGAGGACTTTTTAACTGTAAGTCACCCATTTAATAGTTCTCCATTTATTGAGGATAGCTCAGCTAAAATTGGTAAACTTTTAAACTTTGACATTGGAGAGGAAGCTCCTGATGAGATCTTCTCTATCTTTTTAAGTAAAGAGGGTAAAGTTGAAGATGATTTAATGGCTAAATATTTAGACAGTATTAACATATCCCTTAAATAGTATTAGAAATAATCCCATAATTATATGGGATTATTTTTTCCAAGGCATTCTAGAGAAAAATACTTTAGCTTCTTCTTCCTCTTCAACAACATTGTCACACTCAACAACTTCTTTAAGGTTATCAGGAATTTCATCTAGAAACCGGGAAGGAATCGCCTCTACGGTATCATTCATAGACCTTCTTTTTTGACAAGCAGTAATGTATAGATGCTCCCTTGCCCTAGTTATAGCAACATAAAATAGTCTACGCTCTTCTTCCACATTTCCAGACTCTTCCACACTTTTCTGATGGGGAAGTATATGATCCTCCACACCTGCTAAAAATACATTGTTAAACTCTAACCCCTTAGAAGCGTGTATTGTCATTAAGTTAACCTTACCCTTATCGTCATCATCGGATTCACTTCTTGTAATAAGTGTTATTCTATTAAGGTATTTTTGTAGAGTTGGTTCTGTATTATCCGGGTTATTTTCCCATCTAGTAATAAAATCTATAAATGTCTGAATATTATCATACTTCCATTTGGCTATTTTTTCATTATCCGGGTGCTCTGTTACTAACAT
Above is a genomic segment from Thiospirochaeta perfilievii containing:
- a CDS encoding 3-isopropylmalate dehydratase large subunit; this encodes MGKTIAEKIFEAHTVDTLSGGISVLKLDAVFCHEITTPVAINDLVAKGLDRVFDNTKIKAVVDHVTPSKDSKTAEQAKILRDWARRHDIKDFFDIGNNGVCHALFPENGFSRPGYTIIMGDSHTCTHGAFGAFAAGVGTTDLQVGILKGICTFKTPETIKINVTGKRNKGVYAKDIILSIIKKLSVNGATNKVIEFTGSVIDDMTMEERMTVCNMAIEAGGTVGICYPDETTVDYLWPFIEDEFKTKEMAVKEYAKWKSDDDAKYAQVIEFSIDDVVPVATVGFKPDQVETIESLAGTKVDQVYIGSCTNGRIEDLREAAAVLKGKKVNKFVRAIVSPASPKTYNMALKEGLLEIFDTAGFCVTNPTCGACLGMSNGVLAKGEVCASTTNRNFSGRMGKGGMVHLMSPASAAATAIAGEITLASEDK
- a CDS encoding helix-turn-helix domain-containing protein, with the translated sequence MKKTVYRFGEKLRDIREKKGITLKTVAAKVAVSESLISQIERNKVSPSIDTLFSIAEALDVDLDYLFSDYQKKRKVSILKKEDRRKIETDGIVYHQLSVLPGAIEKNAIESFIMEISKGSQKGHDDYGHTGNEFGYILEGEGKLTYGKDEFFFKAGDSISFSSEIPHKVECLSNEPLKALWMVNPPKILFFKE
- a CDS encoding S1 family peptidase, whose translation is MKFKNRIKFVVIAITISFLGCVSPKDGQNRTLSNRKREIVLNSTFEVLIKKPVKDNLTYERDLPWDNISYNIRNDEYYSIGTAFSVSDKELLSAFHVIQLGEDSLVYRNYYIRDNKGNVYEVDNVTSFNKSKDFIKFTVKDYTFDYWLQLEDTYTINTTVFSVGNAYGEGIIIRDGNLIGTIPESENGQWVFLKSSSDVNSGNSGGPLLNSNGKVIGIVSSKKDNIAYSIPINEVISQEPNKGFFHYNLRYGFSLFPERLKAEYFDFSFDLPMNYQRIIKETKEIVNREYKLKMDMLFEENRGETFPNGNSSLEALIGNTYSFMPQVIFKDQTSKVWTISGIENKSENLRGEGSLSYSSLFDESFIINIDKPDKISLGELVSDSSKVMDLVLEGINVPRKFAGEDIRILSYGKPMESRFIMDDYGRKWKRSIWLIDFSDEVLISYTLPTPKGVYGIVTSSRSSNLHDLAYDYDKMLNFVEISYYGTFEEWSEFLSLSDLIPNRFKDISIYKNNDGKVVLDSSIFSVNDYQDIFENNSKLEITLDFDIFKKSEKNIWDIRRVVFAEENRDNFFVLYNNLKPQAAMRKAYKESWEDFLTVSHPFNSSPFIEDSSAKIGKLLNFDIGEEAPDEIFSIFLSKEGKVEDDLMAKYLDSINISLK